Proteins from one Juglans microcarpa x Juglans regia isolate MS1-56 chromosome 1S, Jm3101_v1.0, whole genome shotgun sequence genomic window:
- the LOC121247572 gene encoding zinc-finger homeodomain protein 1-like, whose protein sequence is MEFEEQEEHEEEMELDGTSYDSLGNSGRFKIQSSGGGGGGPDLAVAQQQQTKRPRYRECLKNHAVGIGGHALDGCGEFMPAGAEGTLDALKCAACNCHRNFHRKETDLHVGVGSADPYQQVPNHPQFSPYYRTPAGYLHVAPQLHRPLALPSTSGGHSRDDQEEDVSNPSGGLGGSVSKKRFRTKFTQEQKDRMLELAERLGWRIQKHDEAVVQQFCNETGVKRHVLKVWMHNNKHTLGKKP, encoded by the coding sequence ATGGAGTTCGAGGAACAGGAGGAGCACGAGGAGGAGATGGAGCTGGACGGCACTAGCTACGACTCGCTCGGGAACTCGGGTCGATTTAAAATACAGAGCTcgggaggtggaggaggaggaccTGACTTAGCCGTGGCTCAGCAGCAGCAGACAAAGAGGCCGAGGTACCGAGAGTGTCTGAAGAACCATGCGGTCGGTATCGGAGGGCACGCGCTCGATGGCTGTGGCGAGTTCATGCCCGCCGGAGCCGAGGGCACCCTCGACGCGCTCAAATGCGCTGCCTGCAACTGCCACCGCAACTTCCACCGCAAGGAGACCGATTTGCACGTCGGTGTCGGCTCTGCAGACCCGTACCAGCAGGTCCCAAACCATCCGCAATTCTCTCCGTATTATCGGACCCCGGCCGGGTACCTACACGTGGCGCCGCAGCTGCACAGGCCACTGGCGTTGCCGTCGACCTCAGGAGGTCACAGCAGGGATGACCAGGAGGAGGACGTGTCGAATCCGAGTGGTGGTCTTGGTGGGTCGGTGTCGAAGAAGAGGTTTAGGACCAAGTTCACGCAGGAGCAGAAGGACAGAATGTTGGAGCTGGCGGAGAGGCTGGGGTGGAGGATTCAGAAGCACGACGAGGCCGTGGTGCAGCAGTTCTGTAACGAGACTGGCGTCAAGCGTCACGTTCTTAAGGTGTGGATGCACAACAACAAGCACACCCTTGGTAAGAAGCCCTAG